The following proteins are encoded in a genomic region of Microtus ochrogaster isolate Prairie Vole_2 chromosome 5, MicOch1.0, whole genome shotgun sequence:
- the LOC101990481 gene encoding olfactory receptor 150-like → MAEDNQSIVTEFTLAGLTDKPELQLPLFLLFLGIYLLTVLGNLGMIILIVLSSHLHTPMYFFLSSLSFIDLCYSTVITPKMLVNFVAKKNVISYQECMTQLYFFIAFIISEGHMLSAMAYDRYVAICNPLLYNVTMSYQICSWMVGGVYSMGFIGATIHTLCMLKVVFCKANKINHYFCDLFPLMEIACSSTFVNEIVLICLSAFNIFIPFLTILGSYIFIITSILRIKSTEGRFKAFSTCSSHFSAVAVFFGSAAFMYLQPSSVNSMDQGKVSSVFYTTVVPMLNPMIYSLRNRDVKLALNKLFQKKKFHV, encoded by the coding sequence ATGGCAGAAGACAATCAGTCCATAGTGACTGAGTTCACCCTTGCTGGATTAACAGACAAACCAGAACTACAACTTCCCCTGTTCCTGCTTTTTCTTGGAATCTACCTGCTCACAGTGCTGGGGAACCTGGGAATGATCATCCTGATCGTGCTCAGCTCCCAcctgcacacccccatgtacttcttcctcagcagtCTGTCCTTCATTGACCTCTGTTACTCCACTGTCATCACCCCCAAAATGCTGGTGAACTTTGTGGCAAAGAAGAATGTCATCTCCTACCAGGAATGTATGACTCAGCTCTATTTCTTCATTGCTTTCATTATTTCTGAGGGCCACATGTTGTCTGCAATGGCATATGACCGCTATGTTGCCATTTGTAATCCCTTGCTCTATAATGTTACTATGTCTTACCAAATCTGTTCCTGGATGGTAGGTGGGGTGTACAGCATGGGTTTCATCGGTGCAACAATTCATACTCTCTGCATGCTAAAAGTGGTTTTCTGTAAGgctaataaaataaaccattactTCTGTGATCTTTTCCCATTGATGGAGATTGCCTGCTCCAGTACTTTTGTCAATGAAATAGTGCTAATATGCCTCAGTGCTTTCAATATCTTTATTCCATTCCTGACCATCCTGGGTTCTTACATCTTCATCATTACCAGCATCCTCCGTATCAAATCCACTGAGGGCAGATTCAAAGCCTTCAGCACTTGCAGCTCCCACTTCTCTGCTGTTGCTGTCTTCTTTGGTTCTGCTGCATTTATGTACTTACAGCCATCATCAGTGAATTCAATGGACCAAGGCAAAGTATCCTCTGTGTTTTATACGACTGTTGTGCCCATGCTGAATCCCATGATCTACAGCCTGAGAAACAGGGATGTCAAACTTGCTCTAAATAAgttatttcaaaaaaagaagttCCATGTATGA